The following proteins are encoded in a genomic region of Natrinema sp. DC36:
- a CDS encoding succinate dehydrogenase, whose protein sequence is MAERYSSFTPGGTGWFLQRITAAFLVVVLAFHFFLLHFVNHAYEVTFLGTEARMQNIGYFLTMVLFLITAAFHGVNGVYNALVNQGLEGAQKKVVLAVLVIAGVALVAQGIYVALAMRGMI, encoded by the coding sequence ATGGCGGAACGGTATTCCTCCTTTACGCCCGGCGGCACCGGCTGGTTCCTCCAGCGGATCACGGCGGCGTTTCTCGTCGTCGTTCTCGCTTTCCACTTCTTCCTCCTACACTTCGTCAACCACGCGTACGAGGTAACCTTCTTGGGCACCGAGGCCCGAATGCAAAACATCGGCTACTTCCTCACGATGGTGCTGTTCCTGATCACCGCCGCGTTCCACGGCGTCAACGGCGTCTACAACGCGCTGGTCAATCAGGGCCTCGAGGGGGCCCAGAAGAAGGTCGTGCTGGCGGTGCTGGTCATCGCCGGCGTCGCGCTCGTCGCGCAGGGAATCTACGTCGCACTCGCAATGAGAGGGATGATCTAA
- a CDS encoding succinate dehydrogenase/fumarate reductase iron-sulfur subunit, with product MSTQQAEPESQEAPEDPEMKGAESPQERRLDDKDDGMVDDHAEKEAELEGETVLIKVFRYDPEVEGKQEPRFDDFHVPFEKGMTVLDAVMYARDEYDSSLTFRHSCRQAVCGSDAFFVNGRQRLGCKTQISDLEQPVRIEPLPHQEVVKDLVVDMDHFYDQMHTVEPYFQDDDTPATDDLEEQRQSPENREKIKMSSRCIWCGACMSSCNIAAGDNEYLGPAAINKAYKFAMDDREGEQIKEHRLRILEQEHGVWRCQTQFSCTEVCPKDIPLTEHIQELKREAVKKNLKFW from the coding sequence ATGAGCACGCAACAGGCCGAACCCGAGAGCCAGGAAGCACCGGAAGACCCGGAAATGAAAGGCGCGGAGTCGCCCCAGGAGCGGCGACTCGACGACAAAGACGACGGGATGGTCGACGACCACGCCGAAAAGGAGGCCGAACTCGAGGGGGAGACTGTCCTCATCAAGGTGTTCCGCTACGACCCCGAAGTCGAGGGGAAACAGGAACCCCGATTCGACGACTTCCACGTCCCCTTCGAGAAGGGGATGACCGTCCTCGACGCGGTCATGTACGCCCGCGACGAGTACGATTCGTCGCTAACGTTCCGACACTCCTGTCGGCAGGCCGTCTGTGGCTCCGACGCCTTCTTCGTCAACGGAAGGCAGCGACTGGGCTGCAAGACCCAGATCTCGGACCTCGAGCAGCCGGTTCGCATCGAGCCCCTTCCCCACCAGGAGGTCGTCAAGGATCTGGTCGTCGACATGGACCACTTCTACGACCAGATGCACACGGTCGAGCCGTACTTTCAGGACGACGACACGCCCGCGACCGACGACCTCGAAGAGCAGCGCCAGAGTCCGGAAAACCGCGAGAAGATCAAAATGTCCTCGCGGTGTATCTGGTGTGGCGCGTGCATGTCCTCGTGTAACATCGCGGCCGGCGACAACGAGTACCTGGGCCCCGCGGCGATCAACAAGGCCTACAAGTTCGCGATGGACGACCGCGAGGGCGAGCAAATCAAAGAGCATCGACTCCGCATTCTCGAACAGGAGCACGGCGTCTGGCGGTGCCAGACCCAGTTCTCCTGTACCGAGGTGTGTCCGAAGGATATCCCGCTCACCGAGCACATTCAGGAGCTCAAGCGGGAGGCAGTGAAGAAAAACCTGAAGTTCTGGTAA
- a CDS encoding FAD-binding protein has translation MYEHDVIVVGAGGAGLRAAIAAHEAGADVAMVSKLHPVRSHTGAAEGGINAALQEGDDWELHAYDTMKGSDYLGDAPAVETLAQDAPEETINLEHWGMPFSREDDGRVSQRPFGGLSYPRTTYAGAETGHHLLHTMYEQVVKRGIQVYDEWYVMDLATTDEPDPNDRECHGVVAYDVQSGKIEGFKASGGVVLATGGPGQAFDHTTNAVSCTGDGHAMAYRAGAPLEDMEFIQFHPTSLPSTGVLISEGVRGEGGILYNSEGERFMFEHGYANNSGELASRDVVARAELTEVNEGRGVDDEYVHLDMRHLGEERIMDRLENILHLAEDFEGVDGLVEPMPVKPGQHYAMGGIEVDENGESCVNGLYAAGECACVSVHGGNRLGGNALPELIVFGKRAGRHAAGDDLGEPEIRTGYGDDVEDETDTELPVAPGEAGLETSGSVAADGGVTADAEGILERTVESARERVDHLMEKDDGVQHAEIRAKLQKAMTDYVNVFRTEEGVKKALKVIRECRQEYQDVYVDDPSRTFNTDLQQTIETRNLIDVAETIALGALVRNEFRGAHWRQENQIRDDENWLKHTLISWDDGEPSIFYRPVILEGENKTYEPKERSY, from the coding sequence ATGTACGAACACGACGTCATCGTGGTCGGCGCAGGCGGCGCCGGCCTCCGAGCCGCGATCGCAGCGCACGAAGCGGGAGCCGACGTGGCGATGGTCTCGAAACTCCACCCCGTCCGCAGCCACACCGGCGCGGCGGAGGGCGGAATCAACGCCGCGCTTCAGGAGGGCGACGACTGGGAACTCCACGCCTACGACACGATGAAGGGGTCGGACTACCTCGGCGACGCGCCGGCGGTCGAGACCCTCGCGCAGGATGCCCCCGAGGAGACCATCAACCTCGAGCACTGGGGGATGCCGTTCTCCCGCGAAGACGACGGCCGGGTCTCCCAGCGACCGTTCGGTGGACTCTCGTATCCACGAACCACCTACGCCGGTGCCGAGACGGGGCATCACCTGCTGCACACGATGTACGAGCAGGTCGTCAAACGGGGCATCCAGGTCTACGACGAGTGGTACGTGATGGACCTCGCGACGACGGACGAACCGGATCCGAACGACCGCGAGTGTCACGGCGTCGTCGCCTACGACGTCCAGTCGGGCAAGATCGAGGGCTTCAAGGCCAGCGGCGGGGTCGTCCTCGCGACCGGCGGTCCCGGGCAGGCGTTCGATCACACCACCAACGCGGTCTCCTGTACCGGCGACGGCCACGCGATGGCCTATCGCGCCGGCGCACCGCTCGAGGACATGGAGTTCATCCAGTTCCACCCGACCTCGCTGCCCTCGACCGGCGTGCTCATCAGCGAGGGTGTCCGCGGCGAAGGCGGCATCCTCTACAACAGCGAAGGCGAGCGGTTCATGTTCGAGCACGGCTACGCGAACAACTCCGGCGAGCTCGCCTCGCGGGACGTCGTCGCCCGCGCCGAACTGACCGAGGTCAACGAGGGCCGCGGCGTCGACGACGAGTACGTCCACCTCGATATGCGCCACCTCGGCGAGGAACGTATCATGGACCGCCTGGAGAACATTCTGCACCTCGCGGAGGACTTCGAGGGAGTCGACGGGCTCGTCGAGCCGATGCCGGTCAAGCCCGGCCAGCACTACGCGATGGGCGGCATCGAGGTCGACGAGAACGGAGAGAGCTGCGTCAACGGCCTTTATGCCGCCGGCGAGTGCGCCTGCGTCTCCGTCCACGGCGGCAACCGACTGGGCGGGAACGCCCTGCCGGAACTGATCGTCTTCGGCAAGCGCGCCGGTCGCCACGCCGCTGGTGACGACCTCGGCGAGCCCGAGATCCGGACCGGCTACGGCGACGACGTCGAGGATGAAACCGACACCGAACTCCCGGTCGCTCCCGGCGAAGCGGGACTCGAGACGAGCGGAAGCGTCGCCGCAGATGGGGGCGTCACTGCCGACGCCGAGGGTATCCTCGAGCGGACCGTCGAATCGGCCCGCGAGCGCGTCGACCACCTGATGGAGAAAGACGACGGCGTCCAGCACGCCGAGATCCGCGCGAAACTCCAGAAAGCGATGACCGACTACGTCAACGTCTTCCGCACCGAAGAGGGCGTCAAGAAGGCGCTGAAGGTCATCCGCGAGTGTCGACAGGAGTACCAGGACGTCTACGTGGACGACCCGTCGCGGACGTTCAACACCGACCTCCAGCAGACCATCGAGACGCGCAACCTGATCGACGTCGCCGAGACGATCGCGCTCGGCGCGCTCGTGCGCAACGAGTTCCGCGGCGCTCACTGGCGACAGGAGAATCAGATCCGCGACGACGAGAACTGGCTCAAGCACACGCTCATCTCGTGGGACGATGGCGAACCCTCGATCTTCTACCGACCGGTCATCCTCGAGGGCGAGAACAAGACCTACGAGCCCAAAGAGCGCAGTTACTGA
- a CDS encoding DUF1427 family protein encodes MSTQLTVLALLTGVLTGAVFRFFNIPVPAPPELPGIMGIVGIYLGYKAIEYADIGIDLLEKLGL; translated from the coding sequence ATGTCGACGCAACTCACCGTCCTCGCGCTGCTGACCGGAGTGTTGACCGGGGCAGTGTTTCGGTTTTTCAATATCCCGGTCCCCGCCCCACCGGAGCTCCCCGGTATCATGGGCATCGTCGGGATCTATCTCGGATACAAAGCTATCGAATACGCCGATATCGGCATCGACCTCCTCGAGAAGCTGGGGTTGTAG
- a CDS encoding helix-turn-helix domain-containing protein — translation MTQPATTDLDVSVPTDLDSARAKLVYLYLDASGGATAEDLCDDLAVTKGTVLSITGTLRDRGHLERADGRFELA, via the coding sequence ATGACGCAGCCAGCAACGACTGACCTCGACGTCTCGGTACCGACCGATCTCGATTCGGCTCGAGCGAAACTCGTCTACCTGTATCTCGACGCGAGCGGCGGCGCGACCGCCGAAGACCTCTGTGACGACCTCGCGGTCACGAAGGGAACGGTTCTCTCGATTACCGGAACGCTTCGCGATCGCGGGCATCTCGAGCGAGCGGACGGACGATTCGAACTCGCCTGA
- a CDS encoding HD domain-containing protein, which yields MSNSPVDEDSRRVYFPDSDHNFPDEKLNSVLEFIDDDEEITAYLEAQNVNAVDRMQYNDHGSKHIEIVRNRALCLYDLLKAGDVDFNGARQQGLAEEDESVIIALAATIHDVGHVVHRDSHAYYSIPLAADILDRVLPEFYDVGDTVRMKGEILHAILCHHTAETPLTTEAGVIRVADALDMESGRSRIPYEYGGRGINTLSSQAIKRVSLQSGDTTPVMVEIEMTNAAGVYQVDNLLKAKLEDSGLEDQIRIVALNTNENHEQLVERIEL from the coding sequence ATGAGCAACTCCCCCGTCGACGAGGATTCCCGCCGCGTCTACTTTCCCGACAGCGATCACAACTTTCCCGACGAGAAACTGAACTCGGTTCTCGAGTTCATCGACGACGACGAGGAGATCACCGCCTACCTCGAGGCCCAGAACGTCAACGCGGTCGACCGGATGCAGTACAACGACCACGGCTCGAAACACATCGAGATCGTCCGCAACCGGGCGCTGTGCCTCTACGACCTGCTCAAGGCAGGTGACGTCGACTTCAACGGTGCGCGACAGCAGGGGCTGGCCGAGGAGGACGAATCGGTCATCATCGCGCTCGCGGCGACGATACACGACGTCGGCCACGTCGTCCACCGCGACAGCCACGCCTACTACTCGATCCCGCTGGCCGCGGACATCCTCGACCGAGTCCTCCCCGAGTTCTACGACGTCGGCGACACCGTTCGGATGAAAGGCGAGATCCTCCACGCGATCCTCTGTCACCACACCGCGGAAACGCCGCTGACCACCGAAGCGGGCGTCATTCGCGTCGCCGACGCCCTCGACATGGAGAGCGGCCGCTCCCGGATTCCCTACGAGTACGGTGGCCGCGGCATCAACACCCTCTCGAGCCAGGCGATCAAGCGCGTCTCGCTCCAGTCCGGCGACACCACGCCCGTCATGGTCGAAATCGAGATGACCAACGCTGCCGGCGTCTACCAGGTCGACAACCTGCTCAAGGCCAAACTCGAGGACTCCGGTCTCGAGGATCAGATCCGGATCGTCGCGCTCAACACGAACGAGAATCACGAGCAGTTGGTCGAGCGGATCGAGCTCTAA
- a CDS encoding redoxin domain-containing protein — MVTTGDAAPDFTAPLANGDIEEFTLSERLEDEAPIVLAFFPGAFTGVCTTEMCTFQDRLAAFNDLDATVYGVSRDSPFTLNEFREQNGLEFGLISDYNKEIIDDYGLPMDFADLGVYGVAKRSVFVVDADGEIAYSWVSDDPGVEPDYDEVEAAVENLS; from the coding sequence ATGGTAACGACCGGCGATGCTGCACCCGACTTCACCGCACCGCTCGCAAACGGCGACATCGAGGAGTTCACGCTCTCCGAGCGCCTCGAGGACGAGGCACCGATCGTTCTCGCCTTCTTCCCCGGCGCGTTCACCGGCGTCTGTACGACCGAGATGTGTACGTTCCAGGACCGTCTGGCCGCGTTCAACGATCTCGACGCCACCGTCTACGGCGTCAGCCGGGATTCGCCGTTCACGCTCAACGAGTTCCGCGAGCAGAACGGCCTCGAGTTCGGTCTCATCAGCGACTATAACAAGGAGATTATCGACGACTACGGACTTCCGATGGACTTCGCCGATCTGGGCGTCTACGGCGTCGCCAAGCGGTCGGTGTTCGTCGTCGACGCCGACGGCGAAATCGCCTACTCGTGGGTCAGCGACGACCCCGGCGTCGAACCCGACTACGACGAGGTCGAAGCCGCCGTCGAGAACCTGTCCTGA
- a CDS encoding twin-arginine translocase TatA/TatE family subunit translates to MVAEIAPLFIPGGMGPPELAIILIIAVLLFGANKIPKLARSTGEAMGEFQKGREKVETELEEMRDGSGSGNVDEADRTDDEFVDTEPVTSEEETATDAETETETN, encoded by the coding sequence ATGGTAGCCGAAATTGCACCGCTGTTCATCCCCGGCGGCATGGGGCCTCCGGAGCTCGCAATCATTCTCATCATCGCGGTCTTGCTCTTCGGGGCGAACAAGATCCCGAAGCTGGCACGATCGACCGGTGAGGCGATGGGTGAGTTCCAGAAGGGGCGCGAGAAGGTTGAAACGGAACTCGAAGAAATGCGTGACGGCAGCGGTAGCGGCAACGTCGACGAGGCCGACCGTACCGACGACGAGTTCGTCGACACGGAGCCCGTTACCTCTGAAGAGGAGACGGCCACCGACGCCGAAACCGAAACGGAAACCAACTAA
- a CDS encoding acyl-CoA dehydrogenase family protein codes for MRYNDSDRAREVAERAHALMEDVVLPIERDRAGGMAVSSGTIAELREAAREYDVYAPQIPEEYGGMGLSFRDSLPAFEEAGRSLLGQVAMRVDAPDEGNMHLLELAGDDLQKETYLEPLVAGDIKSGFSMTEPMQGAGSDPKMIRTTAERDGDEWVIDGHKWWTTQGVEADVLIVLARTDPDAHPYEGCSLFLVPADADGVDVIRDVPHMGGGGHGVSHAEIRYENVRVPDEHLLGELNQGFVHAQERLGPARLTHCMRFSGMAQRALDIAKAYTSEREGFDSTLSDKQSLRHRIADAEAELHMARTGIRDAADRIAAGDEARVPVSMCKVFTANATQDAVDLAVQCCGANGIGKDLPLSDFYESVRQFRIVDGADEVHRRVIARAAFEDVPEEELEPLTRFGDPNRERRTEH; via the coding sequence ATGCGATACAATGACAGTGACCGAGCGCGCGAGGTCGCCGAACGTGCACACGCCTTGATGGAAGATGTCGTTCTGCCGATCGAACGCGATCGGGCCGGTGGGATGGCCGTCTCGAGCGGCACCATCGCGGAACTGCGCGAGGCCGCTCGCGAGTACGATGTCTACGCCCCACAGATTCCGGAAGAGTACGGCGGCATGGGACTGAGCTTCCGCGATTCGCTGCCCGCGTTCGAGGAAGCGGGCCGCAGCCTCCTCGGCCAGGTCGCGATGCGCGTCGACGCGCCCGACGAGGGGAACATGCACCTCCTCGAACTGGCCGGCGACGACTTACAGAAGGAAACCTACCTCGAACCGCTGGTCGCGGGCGACATCAAGTCCGGCTTCTCGATGACCGAGCCGATGCAGGGTGCCGGTTCGGATCCGAAGATGATCCGGACGACGGCTGAAAGGGATGGCGACGAGTGGGTCATCGACGGCCACAAGTGGTGGACGACGCAGGGCGTCGAGGCTGACGTCCTGATTGTCCTCGCGCGGACCGACCCGGATGCTCACCCGTACGAGGGCTGTTCGCTCTTTCTCGTGCCGGCCGACGCCGACGGCGTCGACGTGATCCGCGACGTTCCCCACATGGGCGGTGGCGGTCACGGGGTTTCCCACGCCGAAATCCGCTACGAGAACGTTCGCGTGCCCGACGAACACCTGCTCGGCGAGCTGAATCAGGGGTTCGTCCACGCTCAGGAACGCCTCGGCCCGGCCCGATTGACCCACTGTATGCGTTTTTCCGGTATGGCCCAGCGCGCCCTCGACATCGCGAAGGCCTACACGAGCGAACGCGAAGGCTTCGATTCCACGCTCTCGGACAAGCAGTCGCTTCGCCACCGAATCGCCGACGCCGAGGCCGAACTCCACATGGCTCGAACCGGAATCCGAGACGCTGCCGACCGGATCGCCGCCGGCGACGAGGCTCGCGTCCCCGTCTCGATGTGCAAAGTATTCACCGCGAACGCCACCCAGGACGCCGTCGACCTGGCCGTCCAGTGTTGTGGTGCGAACGGGATCGGGAAGGACCTCCCGCTGTCGGACTTCTACGAATCGGTCCGGCAGTTCCGCATCGTCGACGGCGCGGACGAGGTCCACCGTCGCGTCATCGCTCGAGCCGCCTTCGAAGACGTTCCCGAGGAGGAACTCGAGCCACTGACTCGCTTTGGCGATCCGAATCGAGAGCGACGGACGGAGCACTGA
- a CDS encoding glucose 1-dehydrogenase, producing the protein MNDLFDLDGRVAVVTGGGRGIGRAIAVELANAGAAVVPSARSTDEIEAVAAEIEAAGGDALAVPADVTDADAVTDVIDRTLEAFGGVDVVVNNAGFNPDDALGRPEDVDTAALDRVLDVNLNGAYEVTRTAADHLLESDGGSVINVASVGGLVGLPRQHPYVASKHGLVGLTKSMSLDWAPDVRVNAVAPGYVSTELTEELEENDRLRQSIIDRTPLDRFAEPEEIAGPVVFLASEAASYVTGSVLAADGGWTAR; encoded by the coding sequence ATGAACGATCTCTTTGATCTCGACGGACGAGTTGCGGTGGTAACGGGCGGCGGACGCGGTATCGGCCGCGCGATCGCCGTCGAACTGGCGAACGCGGGAGCGGCGGTCGTCCCGAGCGCGCGCTCGACGGACGAGATCGAGGCCGTCGCCGCGGAAATCGAAGCCGCGGGCGGCGATGCACTCGCCGTGCCCGCAGACGTGACGGACGCCGACGCCGTGACCGACGTCATCGACCGAACCCTCGAGGCGTTCGGCGGCGTCGATGTCGTGGTCAACAACGCGGGTTTCAACCCCGATGACGCGCTCGGGCGGCCGGAGGACGTCGATACTGCGGCCCTCGATCGCGTCCTGGACGTCAACCTGAACGGTGCGTACGAAGTGACGCGAACGGCAGCGGACCACCTCCTCGAAAGCGACGGCGGTTCCGTGATCAACGTCGCGAGCGTCGGCGGACTGGTCGGACTGCCGCGCCAGCATCCCTACGTGGCCTCGAAACACGGGCTCGTCGGGCTCACGAAGAGCATGTCGCTGGATTGGGCTCCCGACGTCAGGGTTAATGCTGTCGCGCCCGGCTACGTCTCGACGGAACTCACCGAAGAACTCGAGGAAAACGATCGGCTACGCCAGTCGATCATCGACCGCACGCCGCTGGATCGGTTCGCCGAACCCGAAGAGATCGCCGGTCCCGTCGTCTTCCTCGCGAGCGAGGCAGCGAGTTACGTAACCGGGTCAGTGCTCGCGGCCGACGGCGGCTGGACGGCGCGATAG